In the genome of Cronobacter malonaticus LMG 23826, one region contains:
- the rlmC gene encoding 23S rRNA (uracil(747)-C(5))-methyltransferase RlmC has product MHCALYDAGRCRSCQWIEQPLDTQLAAKMTDLGTLLAGLPVGEWGAPVSGPERAFRNKAKMVVSGSVEKPLLGMLHRDGTPVDLTACPLYPTSFYAVFAALKPFIARAGLTPYNVARKRGELKYLLLTQSTLDGGLMLRFVLRSKEKLEQLRAALPALLAELPQLKVVTANIQPVHMAIMEGDEEIWLTQQQALAENFNGVPLWIRPQSFFQTNPTVASALYATARDWVRALPVNHMWDLFCGVGGFGLHCATPEMTLTGIEIAPEAIASARASAQELGLRNVHFQALDSTGFATCQQAVPDLVLVNPPRRGIGQALCEYLSHMAPRYIIYSSCNAQTMAKDIKQLPGYRIARVQLFDMFPHTAHYEVLTLLVRE; this is encoded by the coding sequence ATGCACTGCGCACTCTATGACGCCGGGCGCTGCCGCTCCTGTCAGTGGATTGAACAGCCCCTCGACACCCAACTTGCCGCCAAAATGACCGACCTGGGAACGCTGCTGGCAGGGCTGCCCGTGGGCGAGTGGGGCGCGCCGGTAAGCGGGCCGGAGCGGGCGTTTCGCAATAAAGCAAAAATGGTGGTGAGCGGGAGCGTGGAAAAACCGCTGCTCGGCATGCTGCATCGCGACGGCACGCCAGTGGATTTGACCGCATGCCCGCTCTATCCGACGTCGTTTTACGCCGTGTTTGCGGCGCTGAAGCCGTTTATCGCCCGCGCGGGGCTGACGCCGTACAACGTCGCGCGTAAACGCGGCGAGCTGAAATATCTGCTGCTGACGCAGAGCACGCTCGACGGCGGGCTAATGCTGCGTTTTGTGCTGCGCTCGAAGGAGAAACTTGAGCAACTGCGCGCCGCGCTGCCTGCGCTGCTGGCGGAATTGCCGCAGCTTAAGGTCGTGACCGCCAATATTCAGCCGGTGCATATGGCGATTATGGAAGGCGACGAGGAGATTTGGCTGACGCAGCAGCAGGCGCTCGCGGAAAACTTCAACGGCGTGCCGCTGTGGATACGTCCGCAGAGCTTTTTCCAGACCAACCCGACGGTCGCGAGTGCCCTGTACGCCACGGCGCGCGACTGGGTGCGCGCGCTGCCGGTGAATCATATGTGGGATCTGTTTTGCGGCGTCGGCGGCTTCGGGCTGCACTGCGCCACGCCGGAGATGACGCTGACCGGTATTGAAATCGCGCCGGAAGCCATCGCGAGCGCCCGCGCGTCGGCGCAGGAACTGGGGCTGCGCAACGTGCATTTTCAGGCGCTGGATTCGACCGGTTTCGCGACCTGCCAGCAGGCGGTGCCGGATCTGGTTCTCGTTAACCCGCCGCGGCGCGGCATCGGGCAGGCGTTGTGTGAGTATCTGAGCCATATGGCCCCGCGCTACATTATCTATTCAAGCTGTAACGCGCAGACGATGGCGAAAGACATTAAGCAGTTGCCCGGCTATCGCATCGCCCGCGTGCAGTTGTTCGATATGTTCCCGCATACAGCGCATTACGAGGTGTTGACG
- a CDS encoding YbjO family protein — translation MNAPTLVQVAAIGIISTRCLDLLMIFNLLGVRGVMDFIHRSVQTWSLTLIFFASLVLLCIEFRCAFVILKGRAWGRWVFLLTQIIATGYLWAASLGWGYPELFSIAGGSRREIFHSLVMQKLPDLLVLALLFIPARSRRFFRLQ, via the coding sequence ATGAACGCTCCTACGCTGGTACAGGTGGCGGCGATAGGCATTATTTCTACGCGCTGTCTGGATCTGCTGATGATATTCAACCTGCTGGGCGTGCGCGGCGTGATGGACTTTATCCACCGCAGCGTGCAGACCTGGAGCCTCACGCTGATTTTCTTCGCAAGCCTCGTTTTACTCTGCATCGAATTCCGCTGTGCCTTTGTGATCCTCAAGGGCCGCGCCTGGGGCCGCTGGGTCTTTCTGCTTACCCAGATTATCGCCACCGGCTATCTGTGGGCGGCCTCGCTTGGCTGGGGATACCCGGAGCTGTTCAGCATCGCGGGCGGCTCGCGGCGTGAAATTTTCCATTCGCTGGTGATGCAAAAGCTGCCGGATCTGCTGGTGCTGGCGCTGCTGTTTATTCCCGCCCGCAGCCGACGCTTTTTCCGGCTACAGTAA
- the potI gene encoding putrescine ABC transporter permease PotI codes for MNNLPVVRSPWRILILIIGFTFLYAPMLMLVIYSFNSSKLVTVWAGWSTRWYGELFHDSAMINAVGLSLTIAACAATMAVVLGTIAAVVMVRFGRFRGSNGFAFMLTAPLVMPDVITGLSLLLLFVALGHAIGWPSDRGMLTIWLAHVTFCTAYVSVVISSRLRELDRSIEEAAMDLGAAPLKVFFVITLPMIMPAVVSGWLLAFTLSLDDLVIASFVSGPGATTLPMLVFSSVRMGVNPEINALASIILGVVGAIGLIAWFFMARAEKQRLRDVQRARRS; via the coding sequence ATGAATAATCTGCCTGTGGTGCGCTCCCCGTGGCGCATTCTGATTTTGATTATCGGTTTTACGTTTCTCTACGCGCCGATGCTGATGCTGGTGATCTATTCGTTTAACAGTTCGAAACTGGTGACGGTGTGGGCGGGCTGGTCGACCCGCTGGTACGGCGAGCTGTTTCACGATTCGGCGATGATTAACGCGGTGGGGCTGAGCCTGACGATTGCCGCCTGTGCGGCGACAATGGCGGTGGTGCTGGGCACCATCGCAGCGGTTGTCATGGTGCGTTTCGGGCGTTTTCGCGGCTCGAACGGTTTCGCGTTTATGCTGACCGCGCCGCTGGTCATGCCGGATGTGATAACCGGTCTGTCGCTGCTGCTGCTCTTTGTGGCGCTCGGTCATGCGATTGGCTGGCCGTCCGATCGCGGAATGCTCACCATCTGGCTGGCGCACGTCACGTTCTGTACCGCGTATGTGTCGGTGGTGATAAGCTCGCGCCTGCGTGAACTGGACCGCTCGATAGAAGAGGCGGCGATGGATCTCGGCGCCGCGCCGCTGAAGGTGTTTTTCGTGATAACACTGCCGATGATCATGCCTGCCGTGGTTTCCGGCTGGCTGCTCGCCTTTACGCTCTCGCTCGATGACCTTGTTATCGCAAGCTTTGTGTCGGGCCCGGGGGCCACGACGCTGCCGATGCTGGTCTTCTCCAGCGTTCGTATGGGCGTCAACCCGGAGATCAACGCGCTGGCGTCGATTATTCTCGGCGTGGTGGGTGCTATCGGTCTGATCGCCTGGTTTTTTATGGCGCGGGCAGAAAAGCAGCGACTGCGCGATGTCCAGCGTGCAAGGCGTAGCTGA
- the potH gene encoding putrescine ABC transporter permease PotH, with amino-acid sequence MSTIERQSEPPSAAPGGFRLWLARLQMAHGRKLVVALPYLWLILLFMLPFLIVFKISLAEMARAIPPYTDLVSWADDQLSVTLNIGNFLQLTDDPLYFEAYLQSLQVAAISTLFCLLLGYPLAWAVAHSKPSTRNILLLLVILPSWTSFLIRVYAWMGILKENGVLNNVLLWLGVIDQPLAILHTNLAVYIGIVYAYLPFMVLPIYTALTRIDYSLVEASLDLGARPLKTFFSIIVPLTKGGIIAGSMLVFIPAVGEFVIPELLGGPDSIMIGRVLWQEFFNNRDWPVASAVAITMLVVLIVPIMWFHKYQNKTTGDHA; translated from the coding sequence ATGAGCACTATTGAACGTCAAAGCGAGCCGCCGTCCGCCGCGCCCGGCGGTTTCCGGCTCTGGCTCGCGCGCCTGCAAATGGCGCATGGCCGTAAGCTTGTGGTCGCGCTGCCATACCTGTGGCTGATTCTGCTGTTTATGCTGCCATTTTTAATCGTCTTCAAGATAAGCCTTGCAGAGATGGCGCGGGCGATCCCGCCCTATACCGATCTGGTGAGCTGGGCGGACGATCAGTTGTCGGTGACGCTGAATATTGGCAACTTCCTGCAACTGACCGACGATCCGCTCTATTTCGAAGCGTATTTGCAGTCGTTGCAGGTGGCGGCGATTTCGACGCTGTTCTGTCTGCTGCTCGGTTATCCGCTCGCCTGGGCGGTGGCGCACAGCAAGCCGTCGACGCGCAACATCCTGCTGCTGCTGGTGATCCTGCCATCGTGGACGTCGTTTCTTATCCGCGTTTACGCCTGGATGGGCATCCTCAAAGAGAACGGCGTGCTGAATAACGTGCTGCTGTGGCTTGGCGTAATCGATCAGCCGCTCGCCATTCTGCATACCAACCTCGCGGTCTACATCGGGATTGTGTACGCGTATCTACCGTTTATGGTGCTGCCGATTTATACGGCGCTGACCCGCATCGACTACTCGCTGGTCGAAGCGTCGCTCGATCTGGGCGCGCGTCCGCTGAAAACCTTTTTCAGCATCATCGTGCCGCTGACAAAAGGCGGGATTATCGCAGGCTCGATGCTGGTGTTTATCCCGGCGGTGGGGGAATTCGTTATCCCGGAACTGCTCGGCGGGCCGGACAGCATCATGATTGGCCGCGTGCTCTGGCAGGAGTTCTTCAATAACCGCGACTGGCCGGTGGCTTCAGCGGTGGCGATCACCATGCTGGTGGTGCTGATTGTGCCCATCATGTGGTTCCACAAATACCAGAACAAAACGACGGGAGACCATGCATGA
- the potG gene encoding putrescine ABC transporter ATP-binding subunit PotG, with protein MNDAIPRPQAKPRKALTPLLEIRNLTKSFDGQHAVDDVSLTIYKGEIFALLGASGCGKSTLLRMLAGFEIPTAGQIVLDGVDLSHVPPYQRPINMMFQSYALFPHMTVEQNIAFGLKQDKLPKAEIASRVEEMLGLVHMQEFAKRKPHQLSGGQRQRVALARSLAKRPKLLLLDEPMGALDKKLRDRMQLEVVDILERVGVTCVMVTHDQEEAMTMAGRIAIMNRGKFVQIGEPEEIYEHPTTRYSAEFIGSVNVFDGLLRERREDGLIIDAPGLVHPLKVDPDASVVDGVPVHVALRPEKVMLCDEPPADGFNFGVGEVVHIAYLGDLSIYHVRLHSGQMISAQLQNAHRYRKGAPTWGDEVRLCWDADSCVVLTV; from the coding sequence GTGAACGACGCTATTCCCCGCCCACAGGCGAAACCCCGCAAGGCGCTGACCCCGCTGCTGGAAATTCGTAACCTGACCAAATCGTTCGACGGCCAGCACGCCGTCGATGACGTCAGCCTGACCATCTATAAAGGCGAAATTTTCGCGTTGCTCGGCGCCTCCGGGTGCGGAAAATCAACGCTTCTGCGCATGCTCGCGGGTTTTGAAATTCCCACTGCCGGGCAAATTGTGCTGGACGGCGTGGATCTCTCCCACGTGCCGCCGTACCAGCGCCCGATCAATATGATGTTCCAGTCTTACGCGCTCTTTCCGCATATGACGGTTGAGCAAAACATCGCTTTCGGCCTGAAGCAGGACAAACTGCCGAAGGCGGAGATAGCCAGCCGCGTCGAAGAGATGCTCGGCCTTGTGCATATGCAGGAGTTCGCGAAGCGTAAGCCGCATCAGCTTTCCGGCGGCCAGCGTCAGCGCGTGGCGCTGGCCCGCAGCCTCGCCAAACGCCCGAAACTGCTGCTGCTCGACGAGCCGATGGGCGCGCTTGATAAAAAGTTGCGCGACCGCATGCAGCTCGAAGTGGTCGATATTCTTGAGCGCGTCGGCGTGACCTGCGTGATGGTGACGCACGATCAGGAAGAGGCCATGACGATGGCAGGCCGCATCGCCATCATGAACCGCGGCAAGTTTGTGCAAATCGGCGAGCCGGAAGAGATTTACGAGCATCCCACCACCCGCTACAGCGCGGAGTTTATCGGCTCGGTGAACGTCTTCGACGGGCTGCTGCGCGAGCGGCGTGAGGACGGATTAATCATCGACGCGCCGGGGCTGGTGCATCCGCTGAAAGTGGACCCGGACGCCTCGGTGGTGGACGGCGTGCCGGTTCACGTCGCGCTGCGCCCGGAGAAAGTGATGCTCTGCGACGAGCCGCCCGCCGATGGTTTTAACTTCGGCGTGGGCGAAGTGGTGCATATCGCCTATCTCGGCGATCTCTCTATCTACCACGTGCGGCTGCACAGCGGGCAGATGATCAGCGCGCAGTTGCAGAACGCGCACCGCTACCGCAAAGGCGCGCCCACCTGGGGTGACGAAGTTCGCCTGTGCTGGGACGCGGACAGCTGCGTTGTGCTGACGGTGTAA
- the potF gene encoding spermidine/putrescine ABC transporter substrate-binding protein PotF: MSTQSKKWLSGVVAGALMAVSATTLAAEQKTLHVYNWSDYIAPDTIANFTKETGIKVVYDVFDSNEVLEGKLMAGSTGFDLVVPSASFLERQLTAGVFQPLDKSKLPNWKNLDPEILKLVAKHDPDNKYAMPYLWATTGIGYNVDKVKAALGTDAPLNSWDLVLKPENLEKLKSCGVSFLDAPEEIFATVLNYLGKDPNSSKPDDYSGAATDLLLKLRPNIRYFHSSQYINDLANGDICVAIGWAGDVWQAANRAKEAKNGVNISYTIPKEGALAFFDVFAMPADAKNKDEAYQFLNYLMRPDVMAHISDHVYYASGNKASTPLVSKEVRDNPGIYPPPDVMAKLFTLKVQEPKLDRVRTRAWTKVKSGK; the protein is encoded by the coding sequence ATGTCCACCCAGAGTAAAAAATGGTTATCGGGTGTGGTTGCCGGTGCGTTGATGGCCGTTTCCGCGACGACCCTGGCGGCTGAACAGAAAACGCTGCATGTGTATAACTGGTCCGACTATATTGCCCCGGACACGATTGCCAACTTCACCAAAGAGACCGGCATTAAAGTCGTCTATGACGTGTTCGATTCCAACGAAGTGCTGGAAGGCAAACTGATGGCGGGCAGCACCGGTTTTGACCTCGTCGTCCCATCTGCAAGCTTCCTTGAGCGCCAGCTCACCGCGGGCGTGTTCCAGCCGCTGGATAAGAGCAAGCTGCCGAACTGGAAAAACCTCGATCCGGAAATCCTCAAGCTGGTGGCGAAGCACGACCCTGATAACAAATACGCGATGCCTTACCTGTGGGCGACCACCGGCATCGGCTATAACGTAGACAAAGTGAAAGCCGCGCTCGGCACCGATGCGCCGCTGAACAGCTGGGATCTGGTGCTGAAACCGGAAAACCTCGAAAAACTGAAAAGCTGCGGCGTCTCCTTCCTGGATGCCCCCGAAGAAATTTTCGCGACCGTGCTGAATTACCTCGGCAAAGATCCGAACAGCAGCAAACCGGACGACTACAGCGGCGCGGCGACCGATCTGCTGCTGAAGCTGCGCCCGAATATCCGTTACTTCCACTCCTCCCAGTACATCAACGATCTGGCGAACGGCGACATCTGTGTGGCGATCGGCTGGGCGGGCGACGTGTGGCAGGCGGCGAACCGCGCGAAAGAAGCGAAGAACGGCGTCAACATCTCCTACACCATTCCGAAAGAGGGCGCGCTGGCGTTCTTTGACGTCTTCGCGATGCCTGCGGACGCCAAAAACAAAGACGAAGCGTACCAGTTCCTCAACTACCTGATGCGCCCGGACGTCATGGCGCACATCAGCGATCACGTCTACTACGCGAGCGGCAACAAAGCTTCCACGCCGCTGGTGAGTAAAGAGGTGCGCGACAATCCGGGTATCTACCCGCCGCCGGACGTAATGGCCAAGCTCTTTACGCTTAAAGTGCAGGAGCCGAAGCTGGATCGCGTCAGAACGCGCGCCTGGACCAAAGTGAAAAGCGGTAAATAA
- a CDS encoding YbjN domain-containing protein, giving the protein MDSLVVPTLDTLRRWLDNLGVSFFECDTCQALHLPHMQNFEGVFDAKIDLVDNVVMFSAMAEIKPSALLTVAADLSAINAGSLTLKAFLDIQDDNLPKLVVCQTLLIDVGVTVEQFEAFYRQSEQQTSMVIMEARAHHLIYSPEEDEKGEPEVNNHFLH; this is encoded by the coding sequence ATGGATTCACTCGTCGTCCCGACGCTGGACACCCTGCGCCGCTGGCTCGATAACCTCGGCGTGAGCTTTTTCGAGTGTGATACCTGCCAGGCACTCCATCTTCCCCATATGCAGAATTTCGAAGGCGTATTCGACGCCAAGATAGACCTGGTGGATAACGTGGTGATGTTTTCCGCGATGGCGGAAATCAAGCCCTCGGCGCTGCTGACGGTCGCCGCCGATCTCTCGGCCATTAATGCCGGCTCGTTGACCTTAAAGGCCTTTCTCGATATCCAGGATGATAACCTGCCGAAGCTGGTGGTGTGTCAGACGCTGCTCATTGATGTGGGCGTGACGGTGGAACAGTTCGAGGCCTTTTACCGCCAGAGCGAACAGCAGACCTCAATGGTGATTATGGAAGCCCGCGCGCATCACCTGATTTACTCCCCCGAAGAGGATGAAAAAGGGGAGCCCGAAGTGAATAACCATTTTCTTCACTGA
- the rimK gene encoding 30S ribosomal protein S6--L-glutamate ligase yields the protein MKIAILSRDGTLYSCKRLREAATRRGHQVEILDPLSCYMTINPAASCVHYKGRQLPHFDAVIPRIGSAITFYGTAALRQFEMLGSYPLNESVAITRARDKLRSLQLLARQGIDLPITGIAHSPDDTSDLIDMVGGAPLVVKLVEGTQGIGVVLAETRQAAESVIDAFRGLNAHILVQEYIKEARGRDIRCLVVGDRVVAAIERQAKEGDFRSNLHRGGVARIAEISERERDIAIKAAATLGLDVAGVDILRADRGPLVMEVNASPGLEGIEKTTGMDIAGQMINWIERHARPDYCLKTGG from the coding sequence GTGAAAATCGCCATTTTGTCCCGGGACGGTACGCTCTATTCTTGTAAACGCCTGCGCGAAGCCGCCACGCGGCGCGGCCACCAGGTGGAAATTCTCGATCCGCTTTCCTGCTATATGACCATCAACCCTGCGGCGTCCTGCGTGCATTACAAAGGCCGTCAGCTGCCGCATTTCGATGCGGTGATCCCGCGCATCGGGTCTGCCATCACCTTCTACGGCACTGCCGCGCTGCGCCAGTTCGAAATGCTCGGCAGTTATCCGCTGAATGAATCGGTCGCCATTACCCGCGCGCGCGACAAGCTACGCTCGCTGCAACTGCTGGCGCGTCAGGGCATCGATTTGCCCATCACTGGCATCGCCCATTCACCGGACGACACCAGCGATCTCATTGATATGGTGGGCGGCGCGCCGCTGGTGGTGAAACTGGTGGAAGGCACTCAGGGCATCGGCGTGGTGCTGGCCGAAACCCGCCAGGCGGCCGAAAGCGTGATTGACGCTTTTCGCGGGCTCAACGCCCATATCCTCGTGCAGGAATATATAAAAGAAGCCCGAGGGCGCGATATCCGCTGTCTGGTGGTGGGTGACCGCGTGGTTGCTGCCATTGAACGCCAGGCGAAAGAGGGCGATTTCCGCTCAAATCTGCACCGTGGCGGCGTGGCGCGTATCGCGGAGATTAGCGAGCGTGAGCGTGACATCGCGATCAAAGCCGCCGCAACGCTCGGGCTCGATGTCGCAGGCGTCGATATTCTGCGCGCCGACCGCGGCCCGCTGGTCATGGAAGTGAACGCCTCGCCGGGGCTGGAAGGCATCGAGAAAACCACCGGTATGGATATCGCCGGGCAAATGATCAACTGGATTGAGCGTCACGCGCGCCCAGACTACTGCCTCAAAACCGGTGGCTGA
- the nfsA gene encoding oxygen-insensitive NADPH nitroreductase — MTPTIELLCSHRSIRHYTDEPISDAQREAIIHAAQSASSSSFLQCSSIIRITDRAMREQLVTLTGGQPHVAKAAEFWVFCADFNRHLQICPDAQLGLAEQLLLGVVDTAMLGQNALVAAESLGLGGVYIGGIRNSIEAVTELLGLPKHVLPLFGLCLGWPADDPQVKPRMPAGLMVHENRYQPVDRELLAEYDEEIADYYLHRDSNARRDTWSDQIRRTIIKENRPFILDYLHKQGWATR, encoded by the coding sequence ATGACGCCAACGATTGAGCTGCTTTGCTCGCACCGTTCCATTCGCCATTATACCGATGAGCCTATCAGCGACGCCCAGCGTGAAGCGATTATCCACGCGGCGCAGTCCGCCTCAAGCTCCAGTTTCCTGCAGTGCAGCTCCATTATTCGCATAACCGACCGCGCGATGCGCGAGCAACTGGTGACGCTGACTGGCGGCCAGCCGCACGTCGCGAAAGCGGCCGAGTTCTGGGTCTTCTGCGCCGATTTCAACCGCCATCTCCAAATCTGCCCGGACGCGCAGCTGGGGCTTGCGGAACAGCTGCTGCTCGGCGTGGTGGATACTGCGATGCTCGGGCAAAACGCGCTGGTCGCGGCGGAATCGCTCGGTCTCGGCGGCGTCTATATCGGCGGTATTCGTAACAGCATTGAAGCAGTCACAGAACTGCTGGGCCTGCCGAAACATGTGCTGCCGCTCTTTGGCCTTTGCCTCGGCTGGCCGGCGGACGATCCGCAGGTGAAACCGCGTATGCCTGCGGGCCTGATGGTGCACGAAAACCGCTACCAGCCGGTCGACCGCGAACTGCTCGCCGAATATGACGAAGAGATAGCTGACTACTATCTGCATCGCGACAGCAACGCCCGCCGCGATACCTGGAGCGATCAGATCCGCCGCACCATCATCAAAGAGAATCGTCCGTTTATTCTCGACTATCTGCACAAGCAGGGCTGGGCGACACGCTAA
- the ybjM gene encoding inner membrane protein YbjM: MRRHSRAATACCFILFLAVFMAQKMVPGTFTPGVRSMDLGILYFMLPGAVAGVCARRGRELKPLAGALLAAPLCLVLLHLWGGEVRSFWQELAWIFSALFWCSIGSLCWLFLLTLRHRGDGRRRL; the protein is encoded by the coding sequence ATGCGACGTCATAGCCGGGCTGCGACCGCCTGCTGTTTTATTCTGTTTCTGGCGGTATTCATGGCACAAAAAATGGTGCCGGGTACGTTTACGCCAGGCGTCAGATCGATGGATTTGGGGATTTTATATTTCATGCTGCCCGGCGCTGTGGCGGGTGTTTGCGCCAGACGTGGTCGTGAACTTAAGCCGCTGGCTGGCGCGCTGCTGGCCGCGCCGCTCTGTCTGGTGCTTTTGCATCTTTGGGGCGGGGAAGTGCGCTCCTTCTGGCAGGAGCTGGCATGGATTTTCAGCGCACTGTTCTGGTGCTCTATCGGGTCGCTCTGCTGGCTGTTCCTGCTTACGCTGCGCCATCGCGGGGACGGCAGACGCCGGCTGTAA
- a CDS encoding aspartate:alanine antiporter, whose amino-acid sequence MNINVADLLNGNYILLLFVVLALGLCLGKLRLGSVQLGNSIGVLVVSLLLGQQHFSINTDALNLGFMLFIFCVGVEAGPNFFSIFFRDGKNYLMLALVMVGSALLIALGLGRAFGWDIGLTAGMLAGSMTSTPVLVGAGDTLRHAGMEGAQLAQALDHLSLGYALTYLIGLVSLIFGARYLPKLQHQDLQTSAQQIARERGLDTDANRKVYLPVIRAYRVGPELVAWADGKNLRELGIYRQTGCYIERIRRNGILANPDGDAVLQMGDEIALVGYPDAHARLDPSFRNGKEVFDRDLLDMRIVTEEIVVKNHNVVGRRLGQLKLTDHGCFLNRVIRSQIEMPIDDNIVLNKGDVLQVSGDARRVKTIADRIGFISIHSQVTDLLAFCAFFIVGLMIGMITFQFSSFSFGIGNAAGLLFAGIMLGFLRANHPTFGYIPQGALMMVKEFGLMVFMAGVGLSAGSGIGHGLGAVGGQMLFAGLIVSLLPVVICFLFGAYVLRMNRALLFGAMMGARTCAPAMEIISDTARSNIPALGYAGTYAIANVLLTLAGTLIVIIWPGT is encoded by the coding sequence GTGAATATAAACGTCGCAGATTTGTTAAACGGGAATTACATCCTGTTATTATTTGTGGTGCTGGCGCTCGGCCTGTGTCTTGGCAAATTACGCCTGGGTTCTGTGCAACTGGGTAATTCCATTGGCGTTTTAGTCGTTTCATTATTATTAGGCCAGCAGCATTTTTCGATTAACACCGACGCACTTAACCTCGGCTTTATGCTGTTTATTTTTTGCGTCGGTGTGGAAGCCGGCCCTAACTTTTTTTCTATTTTCTTTCGCGACGGTAAGAATTATCTGATGCTGGCACTGGTGATGGTCGGCAGCGCCCTGCTTATCGCGCTCGGTCTTGGGCGCGCGTTCGGCTGGGATATCGGCCTCACCGCCGGGATGCTCGCAGGCTCGATGACGTCAACCCCCGTGCTGGTGGGCGCAGGCGACACATTACGCCACGCCGGTATGGAAGGCGCGCAGCTTGCCCAGGCGCTGGATCACCTGAGCCTCGGCTATGCGCTGACGTACCTTATCGGGCTGGTGAGCCTGATTTTCGGGGCGCGCTACCTGCCGAAGCTCCAGCATCAGGATCTGCAAACCAGCGCTCAGCAGATTGCGCGCGAGCGCGGTCTCGACACCGACGCCAACCGCAAAGTCTATTTGCCGGTTATCCGCGCCTATCGCGTGGGGCCGGAGCTGGTCGCCTGGGCCGATGGCAAAAATCTGCGCGAGCTTGGCATTTACCGCCAGACCGGCTGTTATATCGAGCGCATCCGCCGCAACGGCATTCTCGCGAACCCGGACGGCGACGCGGTCTTGCAGATGGGCGATGAGATTGCGCTGGTAGGCTACCCGGACGCCCACGCGCGCCTCGACCCGAGCTTTCGCAACGGCAAAGAGGTGTTCGACCGCGATCTGCTCGATATGCGTATCGTCACCGAAGAGATTGTAGTGAAAAACCATAACGTGGTGGGCCGCCGTCTTGGCCAGCTTAAGCTCACTGACCACGGCTGCTTCTTAAACCGCGTCATCCGCAGCCAGATTGAGATGCCGATTGACGATAACATCGTTCTTAACAAAGGCGACGTCTTACAGGTGAGCGGCGACGCCCGGCGCGTGAAAACCATCGCCGACCGCATCGGGTTTATCTCCATCCACAGCCAGGTAACGGATCTTCTCGCCTTCTGCGCCTTCTTTATTGTTGGCCTGATGATCGGGATGATCACCTTCCAGTTCAGCTCGTTCAGCTTCGGCATCGGTAACGCCGCCGGTCTGCTGTTTGCCGGTATCATGCTCGGCTTTCTTCGCGCCAACCACCCGACATTCGGCTATATCCCGCAGGGCGCGCTGATGATGGTGAAAGAGTTTGGCCTGATGGTGTTTATGGCGGGCGTGGGCCTGAGCGCGGGCAGCGGCATCGGCCACGGCCTCGGTGCCGTGGGCGGCCAGATGCTGTTTGCGGGTTTGATAGTGAGCCTGCTGCCGGTGGTGATTTGCTTCCTGTTCGGCGCGTATGTGCTGCGCATGAACCGCGCGCTGCTGTTCGGCGCGATGATGGGCGCGCGCACCTGCGCACCGGCGATGGAGATCATCAGCGATACCGCGCGCAGCAACATCCCGGCGCTCGGCTACGCGGGCACCTATGCGATCGCCAACGTTCTGCTGACGCTCGCCGGTACGCTTATCGTCATCATCTGGCCCGGCACATAA